A genome region from Psychrobacter jeotgali includes the following:
- the narJ gene encoding nitrate reductase molybdenum cofactor assembly chaperone, producing MPPNIGESDLKLLKVISLLIDYPSSELFVGDNLADCTEIVATSTLISPEVRTQIIDLIEDLIDTGSLEAQARYDGLFERGRSLSLWLFEHVHGESRDRGQAMVDLMNQYEEAGFEIGVKELPDFLPLYLEFLAYQATVINDDIQIRMDIADVSHIIALLAARLDDRGSIYQGCFNALLQIAGKPLDMIEEYKEKISKEKRDDTFEAIDKEWEEEVVDFLDAQQEERCSSQTSTLNLAAKAGVKTSPAKVVDAPVHWVDFKQKQPVNHS from the coding sequence ATGCCACCTAATATTGGTGAGTCTGATCTTAAGCTACTCAAGGTAATAAGCTTACTTATAGACTATCCGAGCAGTGAGCTTTTTGTAGGTGACAATCTGGCTGATTGTACTGAGATCGTAGCAACCTCGACACTAATTAGCCCAGAAGTTCGCACTCAAATAATTGATTTGATTGAAGACTTGATTGACACCGGATCTCTTGAGGCGCAAGCGCGTTACGACGGCTTGTTCGAACGAGGACGCTCTTTATCGCTTTGGTTGTTTGAGCACGTCCATGGGGAGTCGCGTGATCGCGGTCAAGCTATGGTTGATCTTATGAACCAATATGAAGAGGCAGGCTTTGAGATCGGGGTTAAAGAGTTACCAGACTTCTTGCCTTTATATCTAGAGTTCTTAGCTTATCAAGCTACTGTTATTAATGATGATATTCAGATTCGAATGGATATTGCTGATGTCAGTCATATTATTGCGCTGCTTGCTGCCAGACTAGATGATCGTGGCAGTATTTATCAAGGCTGCTTCAATGCGCTCTTGCAAATTGCAGGCAAGCCACTTGATATGATCGAAGAATATAAAGAAAAGATTAGTAAAGAGAAGCGTGATGATACTTTTGAAGCTATAGATAAGGAGTGGGAAGAAGAAGTTGTTGACTTCCTAGATGCCCAGCAAGAGGAGCGTTGCTCTTCACAAACCAGTACTCTTAATCTTGCAGCCAAAGCAGGGGTCAAAACCTCACCTGCAAAAGTCGTTGACGCTCCCGTACATTGGGTGGATTTTAAACAAAAACAGCCAGTCAACCATTCATAA
- the narI gene encoding respiratory nitrate reductase subunit gamma, with amino-acid sequence MNIAGPSLEALASLNWLQIFLFGVYPYIALAIAIVGTWVRFDLSQYSWKTGSSQMLRTKNMRWASNLFHVGIIVVLLGHLFGLLTPHFVYETFISAGRKQVLAVVVGGIAGVFCWIGMVMLLWRRFTDDRISNTSNFSDKLVLVLLFIQLNLGLMTIFTSAQHLDGLTMMNYAGWAQDITVLRPIQAAARIEQADLIYQIHMALGITLIMIFPFTRLIHIISAPVWYLGRRYQIVRQKKSQ; translated from the coding sequence ATGAATATTGCAGGCCCTAGTTTAGAGGCTCTAGCCAGCCTAAATTGGCTACAGATATTCCTTTTTGGTGTTTATCCTTATATTGCTTTGGCCATCGCGATCGTTGGTACTTGGGTGCGTTTTGACTTATCGCAGTATTCGTGGAAAACGGGCTCTTCACAGATGCTCAGAACCAAGAATATGCGCTGGGCGAGTAACTTATTTCACGTAGGTATTATTGTCGTGCTACTAGGTCATTTGTTTGGACTATTAACACCGCATTTCGTTTATGAAACTTTTATTAGTGCTGGACGAAAGCAGGTATTAGCGGTAGTGGTCGGTGGTATTGCCGGGGTGTTCTGCTGGATTGGGATGGTTATGCTGTTATGGAGACGCTTCACTGATGATCGTATCTCCAATACCTCAAACTTTTCGGACAAGCTGGTATTAGTACTACTGTTCATTCAGCTTAATTTAGGCTTGATGACTATCTTTACCTCAGCACAGCATTTAGATGGTCTGACGATGATGAACTACGCCGGTTGGGCCCAGGACATTACGGTGTTAAGACCTATCCAAGCCGCTGCCCGTATTGAACAGGCCGATCTAATTTATCAAATCCATATGGCATTAGGTATTACCTTGATTATGATCTTCCCGTTTACGCGCTTGATCCATATCATCAGTGCTCCAGTATGGTACTTAGGGCGTCGTTATCAGATCGTAAGACAGAAGAAGTCTCAATAG